Proteins found in one Candidatus Methylacidiphilales bacterium genomic segment:
- a CDS encoding phospholipase D family protein has product MSANFIAGDVWPQLTKAARSTQQRCAVAVAYFGKGASRLLPLPKGSILVVNASESAVKSGQTCPADLLAMSKRGVRVYSVANLHAKVFVLGRVVYVGSANVSRHSAQQLFEAVIRTMDAEVLSSAKQFIQQSCSDPLSRDYLRQLQALYRPPFLSSKKVAAPTHRSLRRSVSRCFLAQLERISLPNKELQPILKGRRAVKKQMRHPRSSRLQWFMDDARSVYRFGDLIIQAVHHESGKVLFVPPARVLKLMPAIREGGRATAIYLETPPQKGRMLETLVKKLGHGSKKKLLTEGLLRDYTFREALLRIWSD; this is encoded by the coding sequence ATGAGTGCGAATTTCATAGCCGGGGATGTGTGGCCACAACTCACAAAAGCTGCACGTTCCACTCAGCAACGCTGCGCTGTGGCTGTGGCCTATTTTGGCAAGGGCGCAAGCCGCCTGCTCCCACTCCCGAAAGGCAGCATTCTCGTGGTGAACGCCAGTGAATCAGCCGTGAAATCGGGACAGACCTGCCCGGCAGACCTGTTAGCAATGAGCAAACGGGGTGTGCGCGTTTACAGCGTGGCCAACTTGCATGCCAAAGTCTTTGTTTTGGGCCGGGTTGTCTATGTCGGCTCGGCGAATGTGTCGAGGCACTCGGCTCAGCAACTTTTTGAAGCTGTAATCCGCACTATGGATGCTGAAGTGTTGTCTTCCGCAAAGCAGTTTATCCAGCAGAGCTGCAGTGACCCATTGTCACGCGATTACCTGCGGCAACTCCAGGCTCTTTACCGCCCGCCTTTTCTCAGCAGCAAAAAGGTTGCAGCTCCGACACATCGATCCTTGCGCCGCAGTGTTTCCCGGTGCTTTCTGGCCCAGTTGGAACGAATATCACTTCCGAACAAGGAGCTTCAGCCAATTTTGAAAGGTCGCAGAGCGGTTAAAAAACAAATGCGGCATCCCCGAAGTAGCAGACTTCAGTGGTTCATGGACGATGCAAGGAGCGTTTACCGCTTTGGCGACTTGATCATCCAAGCGGTGCATCATGAATCAGGAAAAGTTCTTTTTGTGCCGCCAGCGCGGGTCTTGAAGCTTATGCCGGCAATCAGGGAAGGGGGTAGAGCCACAGCAATCTACCTTGAGACCCCGCCGCAAAAGGGCAGAATGCTTGAAACACTGGTAAAGAAGCTAGGGCATGGCTCAAAGAAAAAACTACTGACCGAAGGTTTGCTTCGGGACTATACATTCCGGGAAGCGTTGCTGCGAATTTGGAGCGATTAA
- a CDS encoding DUF4268 domain-containing protein → MTKTPIGKLERVDLREVWKHEAHNFTQWLENNIGVLNDALDLNLVNVDREQAAGSFSIDLVAEDEGGGTVIIENQLEKSNHDHLGKLITYLTAMSAKAAIWIVSDPRPEHVAAITWLNESSSAAFYMVKVEAVRIGDSPPAPLFTLIVGPSEETQSVGQAKKEIAERYGIRKRWWSTLIERSGKVNKLHAHITPGEYAWIGASSGLRGLNLNYVVTQDWRGAELYIDRGKDSEDENKFIFDQLAAHKSEIEDAFGGELSWERLDGKRACRIRIGLSDGGYRTAEEKWPALQDEIIKAMDRLEKSLRPYLSQLKLKG, encoded by the coding sequence ATGACAAAGACCCCTATTGGAAAGCTTGAACGTGTGGACTTGCGGGAAGTCTGGAAGCATGAGGCGCATAACTTCACCCAATGGCTGGAGAACAACATCGGCGTCCTCAACGACGCACTCGATCTCAACCTTGTGAATGTGGACCGTGAGCAGGCCGCCGGCTCATTCAGTATTGACCTTGTGGCGGAGGACGAAGGCGGCGGCACGGTCATCATCGAAAACCAGCTCGAAAAGAGTAATCACGATCATCTCGGAAAGCTCATCACCTACCTCACGGCCATGAGCGCCAAGGCGGCCATCTGGATTGTTTCTGACCCGCGTCCGGAACACGTGGCCGCCATCACCTGGCTCAATGAATCCAGCAGTGCCGCGTTCTACATGGTCAAAGTGGAAGCCGTGCGCATTGGTGATTCGCCGCCAGCGCCCCTGTTCACGCTGATTGTCGGCCCGTCCGAGGAAACTCAAAGCGTCGGGCAGGCGAAAAAGGAAATCGCGGAACGCTACGGCATCCGCAAGCGATGGTGGTCCACATTGATCGAACGCTCCGGCAAGGTGAACAAGCTCCATGCACATATCACGCCCGGCGAGTATGCCTGGATCGGCGCGAGTTCCGGCTTGCGCGGTCTGAATCTCAACTACGTGGTGACGCAGGATTGGCGCGGAGCGGAGCTATACATTGATCGTGGCAAAGATTCCGAGGACGAGAATAAGTTTATCTTTGACCAACTTGCTGCGCACAAATCGGAGATCGAGGACGCTTTCGGAGGCGAACTGAGCTGGGAGCGACTGGATGGCAAGCGCGCCTGCCGCATCCGCATCGGATTATCTGACGGCGGCTACCGAACTGCGGAGGAAAAGTGGCCAGCATTGCAAGATGAAATCATCAAGGCAATGGACCGCCTGGAGAAATCTCTTCGTCCATACTTGAGCCAGCTGAAATTAAAAGGATGA
- a CDS encoding restriction endonuclease subunit S — protein MIEGLQPYSEYNESEQKWLGRIPAHWSLLPNRALFEEVKDRNHPNEEMLSVTITRGIIQQKALLTDTSKKDSSNVNKGAYKLVQPGDIAYNKMRAWQGAVGASSFRGIISPAYVVMRPRKDCTPWYYHHLYRTPSFAKEAERWSYGITSDMWSLRPEHFKVIYSVQPPPDEQAAIVRFLEHANQKIDGFIRAKRKLIGLLNEQKQAIIHRAVTRGLDPHATLKPSGIPWLGDIPQEWTPQRLKNVCRIRGGYAFKTDSFRDAGVPVIRMSNLRRGRLDLADAVRIAPADCVAGFELKEGDVLYGLSGSIGETGSLGNFAVVRAGDMPAQLNQRVARFRPEERELLVRFLVFMLQTSVFYDQVLADTTGTAQFNVSTNDVGRVTFALPSTAQQTEICDWLDTELSRPNELIARTEREIALMQEYRTRLTADVVTGKLDVRPAAAHLPDSTPETATEAPDENEREENEP, from the coding sequence ATGATCGAGGGACTCCAGCCGTATTCGGAATACAACGAGTCGGAGCAGAAATGGCTCGGACGGATTCCGGCCCATTGGTCGCTGCTCCCGAACCGTGCGCTGTTTGAGGAAGTCAAAGACCGCAATCATCCCAACGAAGAGATGCTGTCCGTGACCATCACGCGAGGAATCATCCAGCAGAAAGCACTGCTCACCGACACGTCCAAGAAGGACAGCTCGAACGTCAACAAGGGCGCTTACAAACTCGTTCAACCCGGCGACATCGCCTACAACAAGATGCGCGCTTGGCAGGGAGCGGTTGGCGCATCCAGCTTTCGCGGCATCATCAGTCCAGCCTACGTTGTGATGCGACCCCGCAAGGACTGCACGCCTTGGTATTACCATCACCTCTACCGGACACCTTCTTTTGCCAAAGAAGCCGAGCGTTGGTCCTACGGCATCACGTCCGACATGTGGAGTCTCCGACCGGAGCATTTCAAAGTCATATACTCCGTTCAGCCTCCCCCCGACGAACAAGCGGCCATTGTGCGGTTTCTGGAGCATGCGAACCAGAAGATCGACGGGTTCATCCGGGCGAAGCGGAAGCTGATCGGGCTGCTGAACGAGCAGAAGCAGGCCATCATCCACCGCGCCGTCACCCGCGGCCTCGATCCCCACGCCACACTCAAACCCTCCGGCATCCCCTGGCTCGGCGACATCCCGCAAGAATGGACTCCGCAGCGCCTGAAAAACGTCTGCCGCATTCGAGGGGGATATGCGTTCAAGACGGATTCGTTCAGAGATGCAGGCGTTCCCGTCATTCGCATGAGCAACCTGCGCCGGGGACGTCTCGATCTAGCCGACGCGGTTCGCATCGCGCCGGCAGATTGCGTCGCTGGATTTGAACTCAAGGAAGGCGATGTGCTCTATGGGCTGTCGGGCAGCATTGGCGAAACGGGAAGCCTTGGAAACTTCGCCGTCGTCCGGGCGGGCGACATGCCCGCGCAGCTCAATCAGCGTGTAGCTCGATTTCGACCAGAAGAGCGTGAACTGCTCGTCCGGTTTCTTGTGTTCATGCTCCAAACCTCCGTTTTCTACGATCAAGTGCTGGCGGACACCACAGGAACGGCGCAATTTAATGTGAGCACGAACGATGTCGGAAGGGTCACGTTCGCGCTGCCATCCACAGCACAGCAAACGGAAATCTGCGATTGGTTGGATACGGAGTTGAGCAGACCCAACGAGCTAATCGCCCGGACGGAGCGAGAAATCGCGCTGATGCAGGAATACCGGACGCGGCTGACGGCGGACGTGGTGACGGGCAAGCTGGACGTCCGCCCCGCCGCCGCCCACCTGCCCGATTCGACCCCCGAAACCGCCACCGAAGCGCCAGACGAAAACGAAAGGGAAGAAAACGAACCATGA
- a CDS encoding DUF262 domain-containing protein, producing MSTQRYSVTPHPIETLLTWVKSREIAIPEIQRPFVWEPTKVRNLLDSLYQGYPVGYLIAWRNPTVKLKDGSHSAGKRILIDGQQRVTALMAALLGQEVLTKDYETVRIRIAFHPVEEKFEVNNPAISKNAAWIPDVAELFSPEVKLLQLTKRYCEANPGVDADVLFSTLEKLRKIINNHVGIIDLAEDLDIETVTEIFIRVNSAGASLSQADFAMSKIAANETYGGNLLRKAIDYFCHLAVAPEFHARIKNGDAAFAASEFYPKLAWLAEVNDDLYDPAYTDMLRVAFTSEFGRGKLQDLVALLSGRNFETKQYEDAIAEQSFAKLKTGILNFMSKTHYDRLVMTLRSAGFVNSSLIGGQNGVNFAYIIYLRGRAEGMPAADLERLVRRWYVMSVLTGRYAGNPESNFDFDIRQIEARGLASYANAVIEAELSDSYWQNLLPQEMETSSSTSPYFHAFRAAQAKLGDKGFLSRDITVRDLLLNRTDVHHVYPKDWLKREHDLSKGRYNQIANFVLAQSEINIAISNTSPHIYFAELAEQVRGGTVKYGGITDEAELRANLRENCLPETLLDGDIPEYDAFLETRRHLMAQKLKTWFSTL from the coding sequence ATGTCCACCCAGCGCTACTCCGTCACCCCGCATCCCATCGAAACGCTGCTCACATGGGTCAAATCCCGCGAGATTGCCATTCCCGAGATCCAGCGCCCCTTCGTCTGGGAGCCGACCAAGGTCCGTAACCTCCTCGATTCGCTCTACCAGGGCTATCCCGTGGGCTACCTCATTGCGTGGCGCAACCCGACGGTGAAGCTCAAGGACGGCAGCCATTCGGCGGGCAAGCGCATCCTCATCGACGGACAGCAGCGAGTCACCGCGCTCATGGCGGCTCTCCTCGGCCAGGAAGTGCTGACGAAGGACTATGAGACCGTCCGCATCCGCATCGCCTTCCATCCCGTCGAGGAGAAGTTCGAGGTCAACAACCCCGCCATCAGCAAGAACGCCGCGTGGATTCCCGATGTGGCCGAGCTTTTCTCTCCGGAGGTCAAACTTCTCCAACTCACCAAAAGATACTGCGAGGCCAACCCCGGTGTGGATGCCGACGTTCTGTTCTCCACTCTCGAAAAGCTGCGCAAGATCATCAACAACCACGTCGGCATCATCGATCTCGCCGAGGATCTCGACATCGAGACCGTGACCGAGATTTTCATCCGGGTGAACTCCGCCGGGGCGTCTCTCAGCCAGGCCGACTTCGCTATGTCCAAGATCGCCGCGAACGAAACCTACGGCGGCAACCTCCTGCGCAAAGCTATCGACTACTTCTGCCATCTTGCCGTCGCGCCCGAGTTTCATGCCCGCATCAAAAATGGCGATGCCGCCTTCGCCGCCTCCGAGTTTTACCCAAAGCTCGCGTGGCTGGCCGAGGTGAACGACGACCTCTACGACCCGGCCTACACCGACATGCTTCGGGTCGCCTTCACCTCAGAATTCGGCCGGGGCAAGCTCCAGGACCTCGTCGCCCTCCTCTCCGGCCGTAATTTCGAGACCAAGCAATACGAAGACGCCATCGCCGAGCAATCCTTCGCCAAGCTCAAGACCGGCATCCTCAATTTCATGAGCAAGACGCACTACGACCGTCTTGTCATGACGCTCCGCTCCGCCGGCTTCGTGAACAGCAGCCTCATCGGGGGCCAGAACGGCGTGAACTTCGCCTATATTATCTACCTCCGCGGTCGCGCCGAGGGCATGCCCGCCGCCGATCTTGAGCGGCTCGTCCGCCGCTGGTATGTCATGAGTGTTCTGACCGGACGCTACGCGGGCAACCCCGAGTCGAATTTCGACTTCGACATCCGCCAGATCGAGGCGCGCGGCCTCGCCTCCTACGCCAACGCCGTCATCGAAGCGGAACTCAGCGACAGCTATTGGCAAAACCTCCTGCCCCAGGAGATGGAGACCTCCTCCTCGACCAGCCCTTACTTCCATGCCTTCCGCGCCGCCCAGGCCAAGCTCGGCGACAAGGGCTTTCTCTCGCGCGACATCACTGTGCGCGACCTCCTGCTCAACCGCACCGACGTGCACCACGTCTATCCCAAGGATTGGCTCAAACGGGAACACGACCTCTCCAAAGGGCGCTACAACCAGATCGCCAATTTCGTCCTCGCCCAGAGCGAGATCAACATCGCCATCAGCAACACCTCGCCGCACATCTACTTTGCCGAACTGGCGGAGCAGGTCCGGGGGGGAACGGTCAAATACGGCGGGATCACCGATGAGGCCGAGCTTCGCGCCAACCTCCGCGAGAATTGCCTGCCCGAGACCCTCCTGGATGGCGACATTCCGGAATACGACGCCTTCCTCGAAACCCGTCGCCACCTCATGGCGCAAAAACTCAAGACCTGGTTCAGCACGCTATGA
- a CDS encoding class I SAM-dependent DNA methyltransferase: MDSAQLNWLTNFIWNIADDVLRDVYVRGKYRDVILPMTVLRRLDAVLEPTKAAVLEMKAALDKEGVTNQDDALRSASGQAFYNTSPFLLRDLKSRATQQKLKDDFEAYLDGFSPNVQDILNNFSFRNQIPKLSKADALGMLIEKFLDKDINLSPHPVGEMPGLDNHSMGTMFEELVRRFNEENNEEAGEHWTPRDAVRLMANLMFLPVADRIESGTYLLYDCACGTGGMLTVAEETLQQIAKSRGKQIATHLYGQEISDETYAICKADMLLKGDGDAADNIVGGSEHSTLSNDAFRGREFDFMLANPPYGKSWKADLERMGGKKDLKDPRFVIQHAGESDYSLLTRSSDGQMLFLANMLAKMKHDTPLGSRIAEVHNGSSLFTGDAGQGESNIRRWIIESDWLEAIVALPLNLFYNTGIATYVWVLSNRKPEHRRGRVQLIDATPWFRPLRKNMGKKNCELAPEHIQQICDTFLAFQ, translated from the coding sequence ATGGACTCCGCCCAACTCAACTGGCTCACCAACTTCATCTGGAACATCGCCGACGATGTCCTCCGCGACGTTTACGTCCGCGGCAAATACCGCGACGTCATCCTGCCCATGACCGTCCTGCGTCGCCTCGATGCAGTGCTGGAGCCGACCAAGGCCGCCGTGCTCGAAATGAAGGCTGCCCTCGACAAGGAAGGCGTCACCAACCAGGACGACGCCTTGCGCTCCGCCTCGGGCCAAGCCTTCTACAACACCTCGCCCTTCCTCCTGCGCGACCTCAAGTCCCGCGCCACCCAGCAGAAGCTCAAGGACGACTTCGAGGCCTACCTCGACGGCTTTTCGCCGAACGTGCAGGACATCCTGAACAACTTCTCCTTCCGCAACCAGATCCCGAAGCTCTCCAAGGCCGACGCCCTCGGCATGCTCATCGAGAAGTTCCTCGATAAGGACATCAACCTCAGCCCGCACCCCGTCGGCGAGATGCCTGGCCTCGACAACCACAGCATGGGCACGATGTTTGAGGAACTCGTCCGCCGCTTCAACGAGGAGAACAACGAGGAAGCAGGCGAACACTGGACGCCCCGCGACGCCGTCCGGCTCATGGCCAACCTCATGTTCCTGCCCGTGGCCGACCGTATCGAGAGCGGCACGTATCTCCTCTACGACTGCGCCTGCGGCACGGGCGGCATGTTGACTGTCGCCGAGGAAACCCTCCAGCAGATCGCCAAGTCGCGCGGCAAGCAGATCGCTACCCACCTCTACGGTCAGGAAATCAGCGACGAGACCTACGCCATCTGCAAGGCCGACATGCTCCTCAAGGGCGACGGCGACGCGGCGGACAACATCGTCGGCGGCTCGGAGCACAGCACCCTGTCCAACGACGCCTTCCGCGGACGCGAGTTCGACTTCATGCTCGCCAATCCGCCCTATGGCAAAAGCTGGAAGGCCGACCTCGAACGCATGGGTGGCAAGAAGGACCTCAAAGACCCGCGCTTCGTCATCCAGCACGCCGGCGAGTCCGACTACTCCCTCCTCACCCGTAGCAGCGACGGCCAGATGCTCTTCCTCGCCAACATGCTGGCGAAGATGAAGCACGACACCCCGCTCGGCAGCCGCATCGCCGAGGTCCACAACGGCTCGTCACTCTTCACCGGCGACGCCGGCCAGGGCGAGAGCAACATCCGCCGCTGGATCATCGAGAGCGACTGGCTGGAAGCGATCGTCGCCCTCCCGCTGAACCTCTTCTACAACACCGGCATCGCCACCTATGTCTGGGTGCTCTCCAACCGTAAGCCCGAGCACCGCCGCGGCCGGGTCCAGCTCATCGACGCCACCCCATGGTTTCGCCCGCTGCGCAAAAACATGGGCAAGAAGAACTGCGAACTCGCCCCCGAACACATCCAGCAAATCTGCGACACCTTCCTCGCGTTCCAGTAA
- the dnaN gene encoding DNA polymerase III subunit beta: MKIVIHRDKFLEGLQIVQSVVSSRTTLPVLSNVLLRAENGTLTLSTTDLDTGIRTSVEAEVEKAGAATLPARRLLSIIRELPATEITLDIDNKNAASIKAGSSFFKIMGLPEEDFPPFPKTEGARLFKLAQKDFREMLRKTNYAMSTDESRYVLNGALLSLKDRKLIVVATDGRRLALVEQEMEFPKANEIDVILPTKAVNELLRTLGAEGDVEIAIAENQIAFSIGNTYLISKLIEGNYPNYKQVIPSETKERITLERELFLTSIKRVALLSSEKSNSVKLNFSKNGIEITANTPDVGEARESISVPYKGKEFSIAFNPEYLGDPLRNLDSDLVHFDFTDELSPGVIRHDKPFLYVIMPMRTA, from the coding sequence ATGAAGATCGTTATCCATCGCGACAAGTTCCTTGAAGGCCTGCAAATCGTCCAGAGCGTGGTCAGTTCCCGCACCACCCTTCCCGTCCTCAGCAACGTCCTCCTCCGCGCCGAAAACGGAACCCTCACGCTCTCCACCACCGATCTCGACACCGGCATCCGCACCAGCGTCGAAGCCGAAGTGGAAAAAGCCGGTGCCGCCACGCTCCCGGCGCGCCGCCTCCTCAGCATCATCCGCGAACTTCCCGCCACGGAAATCACCCTCGATATCGACAACAAGAACGCCGCCAGCATCAAGGCCGGTTCCAGCTTCTTCAAAATCATGGGTCTCCCCGAGGAAGACTTCCCCCCCTTCCCCAAAACCGAAGGGGCCCGCCTCTTCAAATTGGCCCAGAAGGATTTCCGGGAAATGCTCCGCAAGACCAACTACGCCATGTCCACGGACGAATCCCGCTATGTCCTCAATGGCGCTCTTCTCAGCCTCAAGGACCGCAAGCTCATCGTCGTCGCCACCGATGGACGCCGCCTCGCCCTCGTCGAACAGGAAATGGAATTCCCCAAGGCGAATGAGATCGACGTCATCCTCCCGACCAAGGCCGTCAACGAACTCCTGCGCACGCTCGGTGCCGAGGGCGATGTGGAAATCGCCATCGCCGAGAACCAGATCGCCTTTTCCATCGGCAACACCTACCTCATCTCGAAACTGATCGAGGGCAATTACCCGAACTACAAGCAGGTCATCCCCAGCGAGACCAAGGAACGCATCACCCTCGAGCGCGAACTGTTCCTGACCTCGATCAAGCGCGTGGCCCTGCTCTCCAGTGAGAAGTCAAACTCGGTCAAACTCAACTTCTCCAAGAACGGCATCGAGATCACCGCCAACACCCCCGACGTGGGCGAGGCCCGTGAATCCATCTCCGTTCCTTACAAGGGAAAAGAGTTCAGCATTGCTTTCAATCCGGAATACCTCGGTGATCCGCTCCGCAATCTGGACAGCGACCTAGTGCACTTTGACTTCACGGACGAGCTCAGTCCCGGCGTCATCCGCCACGACAAGCCCTTCCTCTACGTCATCATGCCCATGCGCACCGCCTGA